A genome region from Colwellia sp. Arc7-D includes the following:
- a CDS encoding branched-chain amino acid transaminase yields MAKVNAELIWFNGELMPWQNATVHVMSHALHYGSSVFEGIRAYNTHKGTCIFRLEEHIKRLFDSAKIYRMNIPFTEEQVVQACKDAVSKNNLKSAYLRPLVFLGDIGMGLRPPIDAVADVMIAAFSWEAYLGADAIENGVEVGVSSWNRLAPNTMPTAAKAGGNYLSSQLISTEAARHGYAEGVALDINNMVSEGAGQNLFLIKKGVLYTPPGTASILQGLTRDTVFFLAKQLGYEVREESISRESLYLADEFFMCGTATEVVPVKSVDGIAVGDGSRGPITKAIQDAFFGIFNGTTEVPEGWLDEV; encoded by the coding sequence ATGGCTAAAGTGAACGCAGAACTAATTTGGTTTAACGGTGAACTCATGCCGTGGCAGAATGCTACGGTACATGTAATGAGTCATGCCCTACACTACGGGTCGTCAGTATTTGAAGGTATTCGTGCTTATAACACCCATAAAGGCACCTGTATTTTCCGTTTAGAAGAACATATTAAGCGCTTATTCGATTCAGCAAAAATATACCGCATGAACATCCCTTTTACCGAAGAGCAGGTGGTTCAAGCCTGTAAAGATGCGGTATCAAAAAACAACTTAAAATCAGCCTATTTACGTCCATTAGTATTTTTAGGTGATATTGGTATGGGTCTTCGTCCACCTATCGACGCGGTTGCTGATGTAATGATTGCTGCCTTTAGTTGGGAAGCTTACTTAGGTGCTGATGCTATTGAAAACGGTGTAGAAGTAGGTGTTTCAAGTTGGAACCGTCTTGCACCTAACACTATGCCAACCGCAGCAAAAGCTGGTGGTAACTACTTATCATCACAATTAATATCTACTGAAGCTGCTCGTCATGGTTATGCTGAAGGTGTCGCTTTAGATATAAATAACATGGTAAGTGAAGGCGCAGGTCAAAACTTATTTCTTATCAAAAAAGGTGTGCTTTATACGCCTCCTGGCACGGCTTCAATCTTACAAGGTTTAACGCGTGACACTGTATTTTTCCTTGCTAAGCAATTGGGTTACGAAGTACGTGAAGAATCAATTTCTCGCGAATCTTTATACCTAGCAGATGAATTCTTCATGTGTGGTACAGCAACTGAAGTGGTACCAGTGAAGTCAGTTGACGGTATTGCTGTTGGTGATGGTTCGCGTGGACCTATTACTAAAGCGATTCAAGATGCATTTTTTGGTATCTTTAACGGTACTACTGAAGTGCCTGAAGGCTGGTTAGACGAAGTTTAA
- the ilvA gene encoding threonine ammonia-lyase, biosynthetic, translating to MTDAEQAALIQKQATQAQALDYLRRILLAPVYDVAVETALTPMTKLSSRLGNQIFLKREDQQPVHSFKLRGAYNKLANLSEQQCLHGVIAASAGNHAQGLALAAHKLGIKATIVMPITTPDIKVDNVRRYGAEVRLIGKSFNEAQQASMEYAQAENKTVIHPFDDSDVIAGQGTVAKELLQQRPHTDVVFIPVGGGGLLAGMAVYLKQLQPHIKVIGVEAEDSACLKAALAAGKPVDLAQVGLFADGVAVKRIGEHTFDLIKHYCDEVITVTTDEICTSIKDIFEQTRVISEPAGALSLAGLQKYCQSSPGDESLVAILSGANMNFHTLRYISERCELGEQKEAVFAVKIPEEKGSFRNFCKALAGRVITEFNYRYADNADASNETQNANIFVGVRLGGEANDREKLTESLQQSYQLTDFTENELAKLHVRYMIGGKNELSAQERIFRFQFPEYPGALEKFLDTLGEHYNITLFHYRNHGAAFGQVLAGFEVKKSQEVDFFTHLKALDYECQEETNNEAYKAFLT from the coding sequence ATGACTGATGCTGAACAAGCAGCGTTAATACAAAAACAGGCTACTCAAGCGCAAGCTTTAGATTACTTACGTAGAATATTACTTGCGCCTGTTTATGATGTTGCTGTTGAAACCGCATTAACACCGATGACAAAGTTGTCATCGCGGTTAGGTAATCAAATTTTTCTTAAACGTGAAGATCAGCAGCCTGTACACTCTTTTAAGTTACGTGGTGCTTACAACAAATTAGCTAATTTGTCTGAACAACAATGTTTGCATGGTGTTATAGCCGCTTCTGCGGGTAATCATGCTCAAGGCTTAGCCTTAGCAGCACATAAGTTAGGCATAAAAGCGACTATTGTGATGCCCATTACTACACCCGACATTAAAGTTGATAATGTTAGGCGTTATGGCGCAGAAGTGCGCTTAATAGGTAAAAGCTTTAACGAGGCACAGCAAGCGTCGATGGAATATGCGCAGGCTGAAAATAAAACCGTTATCCACCCATTTGATGATAGCGATGTAATCGCAGGTCAAGGCACTGTAGCTAAAGAGTTATTACAACAACGTCCACATACAGATGTGGTGTTTATTCCGGTAGGCGGCGGCGGTTTATTAGCGGGTATGGCGGTTTATCTAAAACAACTACAACCTCATATTAAAGTGATTGGTGTTGAAGCGGAAGATTCAGCTTGTTTAAAAGCGGCTTTAGCCGCGGGTAAGCCAGTCGATCTAGCACAAGTCGGTTTATTTGCCGACGGTGTGGCTGTTAAACGTATCGGTGAGCATACCTTTGACTTAATTAAACATTACTGTGATGAAGTTATCACAGTGACTACCGATGAAATATGTACCTCAATTAAAGATATTTTTGAGCAAACACGGGTTATATCTGAACCTGCGGGTGCTTTATCCTTAGCGGGATTACAAAAATATTGCCAAAGTAGCCCAGGTGATGAGTCGCTAGTAGCTATTCTTTCGGGCGCAAATATGAACTTTCATACCTTGCGTTATATATCTGAGCGTTGTGAATTAGGCGAACAGAAAGAAGCCGTGTTTGCGGTTAAAATTCCGGAAGAAAAAGGCAGCTTTAGAAACTTTTGTAAAGCACTGGCAGGGCGTGTGATAACCGAGTTTAATTATCGCTATGCTGATAATGCTGATGCTTCAAACGAAACACAAAATGCTAATATTTTTGTCGGTGTACGTCTTGGTGGTGAAGCTAATGACCGAGAAAAACTCACCGAAAGCCTTCAACAAAGTTATCAGCTAACTGATTTTACAGAAAATGAACTAGCTAAACTGCATGTTAGATACATGATTGGCGGCAAAAACGAATTGTCTGCTCAAGAACGTATTTTTCGTTTTCAATTTCCAGAATACCCTGGTGCTTTAGAGAAGTTTTTAGATACGCTTGGTGAACATTACAATATTACCTTGTTCCATTATCGCAACCATGGCGCAGCTTTTGGGCAAGTATTGGCCGGTTTTGAAGTGAAAAAATCACAAGAAGTTGATTTCTTTACGCATTTAAAAGCATTAGATTATGAATGCCAGGAAGAAACCAACAATGAAGCATATAAGGCGTTTCTGACCTAA
- a CDS encoding accessory factor UbiK family protein: protein MINAKKIEEIAKQVTDSIPMGLKDFAHEMEDKTKVVLQRKLSQLDVVTREEFDVQTQVLIKTRAKLTDLEAKVAELEAKINAQ from the coding sequence ATGATAAACGCTAAAAAAATAGAAGAGATAGCAAAGCAGGTAACTGACTCAATTCCTATGGGCTTAAAAGACTTTGCTCATGAAATGGAAGATAAAACTAAAGTTGTTTTACAGCGAAAATTGTCACAACTTGACGTAGTTACTCGTGAAGAGTTCGATGTACAAACACAGGTGTTAATTAAAACCCGTGCAAAGTTAACTGATCTTGAAGCGAAAGTGGCTGAATTAGAAGCTAAGATAAACGCACAATAG
- the ilvD gene encoding dihydroxy-acid dehydratase has product MPKLRSATSTQGRNMAGARALWRATGMTDGDFGKPIIAVVNSFTQFVPGHVHLKDMGQLVAGAIEEAGGVAKEFNTIAVDDGIAMGHSGMLYSLPSRDLIADSVEYMVNAHCADAMVCISNCDKITPGMLMAAMRLNIPVIFVSGGPMEAGKTKLSDQIIKLDLVDAMIQGADPKVSDEQSDQVERSACPTCGSCSGMFTANSMNCLAEALGLALPGNGSMLATHADREQLFLRAGKEIVKLTKRYYQDNDESALPRNIASKDALHNAMCLDIAMGGSTNTILHLLATAQEAEIDYTMEDMDKLSRIVPQLCKVAPSTPEYHMEDVHRAGGVIAILGELSRANLLKTDVPNILGTTLADVIAKYDIKVTDDEEVKKFYRAGPAGIRTTKAFSQDCRWDTLDDDRENGCIRSIENAFSLEGGLAVLSGNIAVDGCVVKTAGVSDDNLVFTGPAHVFESQDAAVAGILDKKVVAGEVVVIRYEGPKGGPGMQEMLYPTTYLKSMGLGKACALLTDGRFSGGTSGLSIGHVSPEAGSGGTIALVEQGDIIHIDIPNRSIELKVSEEELTQRRDAMNAKGKDAWKPTNRVRPISYALKNYAMLATSADKGAVRNRELLDGNYNGDSND; this is encoded by the coding sequence ATGCCAAAATTAAGATCTGCAACTTCTACTCAAGGCCGTAATATGGCTGGCGCTCGAGCACTATGGCGTGCAACGGGTATGACAGATGGTGATTTCGGCAAACCTATTATTGCTGTCGTAAACTCATTTACGCAATTTGTGCCAGGTCATGTACATTTAAAAGACATGGGGCAATTGGTTGCTGGCGCTATTGAAGAAGCCGGTGGTGTCGCAAAAGAATTTAACACCATAGCGGTAGACGATGGCATCGCCATGGGTCATAGCGGCATGCTTTATAGCTTACCGTCGCGTGATTTAATTGCCGATTCTGTTGAATACATGGTCAATGCCCATTGTGCTGATGCCATGGTGTGTATTTCAAACTGTGACAAAATTACCCCTGGCATGTTAATGGCGGCTATGCGTCTAAACATACCGGTAATTTTTGTCTCTGGTGGCCCAATGGAAGCTGGTAAAACTAAGCTTTCAGACCAAATTATTAAGCTTGATTTAGTTGACGCCATGATCCAAGGCGCTGACCCTAAAGTGTCTGACGAGCAAAGTGATCAAGTTGAGCGTTCAGCCTGTCCTACATGTGGTTCATGTTCTGGTATGTTCACCGCCAACTCAATGAACTGTTTAGCCGAAGCGTTAGGCTTAGCACTACCCGGTAACGGTTCTATGTTAGCGACTCATGCTGATCGTGAGCAGTTATTCTTAAGAGCGGGTAAAGAAATTGTTAAGCTAACCAAGCGTTACTATCAAGACAATGACGAGTCAGCCTTACCGCGCAATATTGCCAGTAAAGATGCTTTACACAATGCCATGTGTTTAGACATTGCTATGGGTGGTTCAACCAATACTATTTTACATTTATTGGCAACCGCGCAAGAAGCTGAAATTGATTACACCATGGAAGACATGGATAAGTTATCACGCATTGTGCCGCAATTATGTAAAGTCGCACCTTCAACGCCAGAATATCACATGGAAGATGTTCATCGTGCTGGCGGCGTAATTGCCATTTTAGGTGAATTATCACGCGCTAATTTATTAAAAACAGATGTACCGAATATTTTAGGTACCACCTTAGCTGATGTTATCGCTAAATATGATATTAAAGTCACTGACGATGAAGAGGTTAAAAAGTTTTACCGTGCTGGCCCTGCCGGTATTCGTACCACTAAAGCATTCAGTCAAGATTGCCGTTGGGATACCTTAGATGACGATCGCGAAAACGGTTGTATTCGCAGCATTGAAAATGCCTTTTCATTAGAAGGTGGCTTAGCCGTACTTTCTGGTAATATTGCGGTTGATGGTTGTGTGGTTAAAACCGCAGGTGTGAGTGACGACAACTTAGTATTTACTGGCCCTGCACACGTATTTGAAAGCCAAGACGCTGCCGTAGCCGGTATTTTAGATAAAAAAGTAGTGGCGGGCGAAGTGGTTGTTATTCGTTATGAAGGCCCTAAGGGTGGTCCTGGCATGCAAGAAATGTTGTATCCAACCACTTATTTAAAATCGATGGGCTTAGGTAAAGCCTGTGCGCTGTTAACTGACGGTCGATTTTCTGGAGGTACTTCAGGTTTATCAATTGGTCATGTTTCTCCAGAAGCTGGCAGTGGCGGTACTATTGCATTAGTAGAGCAAGGCGACATTATTCATATTGATATTCCTAACCGTTCTATTGAGTTAAAGGTAAGTGAAGAAGAGCTAACTCAACGTCGCGATGCGATGAATGCTAAAGGTAAAGATGCTTGGAAACCAACTAATCGAGTTCGTCCAATCAGCTACGCATTGAAAAACTACGCCATGCTAGCCACTAGTGCCGATAAAGGCGCTGTGCGTAATCGTGAATTACTTGACGGTAATTACAATGGTGACAGCAATGACTGA
- the ilvG gene encoding acetolactate synthase 2 catalytic subunit, with amino-acid sequence MTTEKKLTGASLLFNVLEQHGVEHVFGYPGGAIMPIYDALYDSGVEHFLCRHEQGAAFSAVGYARASGKVGVCLATSGPGATNLITGLADALADSIPVVAITGQVATAAMGSDAFQEIDIFGLSLACTKHSFQVTNIDDLADVLHQAFAIALEGRQGPVLVDIPKDIQIAAVNGCVDDLVNLQNKVKLPPANVGNAIALLNQAKKPILYVGGGVGMANAIDELRDFAKITGLPCVSTLKGLGAIDPEDKYYMGMLGMHGTKASNLAVQECDLLIAVGARFDDRVTGKLNEFAPHAKVIHFDIDTAEINKRRIADASILGDLKVNLPALAIPLSIEPWRAFCLQMNQDYAWDYNHPGDTIFAPAVLKEISDKMPKNSCVTTDVGQHQMWAAQHMVFDDPSNFLTSAGMGTMGFGVPAAVGAQVSRPTDCIIAVSGDGSFMMNVQELSTIKRFQLPVKIVLIDNAKLGMVRQWQDLFFNGRLSETDLADNPDFIMLANAFDIKAQMITKKSEVSAAIEEMLEHDGPYLLQVKIDAQDNVWPLVPPNTANDKMMEST; translated from the coding sequence ATGACAACTGAAAAAAAATTAACCGGCGCGAGCTTATTATTTAACGTGCTAGAACAGCATGGTGTTGAACATGTGTTTGGCTACCCAGGTGGCGCAATAATGCCGATTTATGATGCACTTTATGATAGTGGCGTTGAGCATTTTTTGTGTCGCCATGAACAAGGGGCTGCTTTCTCTGCTGTAGGCTATGCAAGGGCTTCAGGCAAGGTTGGTGTTTGCCTTGCAACATCAGGTCCTGGCGCTACAAACCTGATCACAGGTCTTGCAGATGCGTTGGCTGATTCAATTCCAGTGGTAGCAATAACCGGCCAAGTAGCAACTGCTGCTATGGGTTCAGATGCTTTCCAAGAAATAGACATTTTTGGTTTATCTCTAGCGTGTACTAAGCATTCTTTTCAAGTAACCAATATTGATGATTTAGCCGACGTTTTACACCAAGCTTTTGCCATTGCATTAGAAGGTAGACAAGGGCCGGTGTTGGTTGATATTCCAAAAGACATTCAAATTGCAGCCGTTAACGGTTGTGTAGATGATTTAGTTAATTTACAAAACAAAGTTAAATTACCTCCTGCCAACGTAGGCAACGCTATTGCATTATTAAACCAAGCGAAAAAACCTATTTTATATGTTGGTGGTGGTGTTGGTATGGCCAATGCTATTGATGAATTACGAGACTTTGCCAAAATAACAGGCCTACCTTGTGTGTCAACACTAAAAGGGTTAGGCGCGATTGACCCAGAAGATAAATATTATATGGGTATGTTAGGTATGCACGGCACTAAAGCCTCTAATTTAGCCGTACAAGAATGTGATTTATTAATCGCCGTTGGTGCCAGGTTTGATGACCGGGTTACTGGTAAACTTAACGAATTCGCGCCACATGCAAAAGTAATCCACTTTGATATTGATACCGCTGAAATTAACAAACGTCGCATTGCCGATGCCTCTATATTAGGTGATTTAAAAGTTAATTTACCCGCGCTAGCTATTCCATTATCGATTGAGCCTTGGAGAGCGTTTTGTTTACAGATGAACCAAGATTATGCGTGGGATTATAATCACCCAGGCGACACGATTTTTGCACCAGCAGTTTTAAAAGAAATTAGTGACAAAATGCCTAAAAACAGTTGTGTAACTACTGATGTAGGACAACATCAAATGTGGGCAGCACAACACATGGTATTTGACGACCCAAGTAATTTCTTAACGAGTGCTGGCATGGGTACTATGGGCTTTGGTGTACCTGCCGCCGTTGGTGCTCAAGTCAGTCGACCAACAGACTGCATTATTGCGGTTTCAGGTGATGGCTCGTTTATGATGAATGTACAAGAGTTATCAACCATTAAACGTTTTCAATTACCGGTTAAAATAGTACTAATAGATAACGCCAAACTCGGTATGGTTCGCCAATGGCAAGACCTATTTTTCAATGGCCGATTAAGTGAAACTGATTTAGCTGATAACCCTGATTTTATTATGCTCGCCAATGCTTTTGATATTAAAGCTCAAATGATCACGAAAAAGTCAGAAGTAAGTGCTGCTATTGAAGAAATGCTAGAACACGATGGTCCTTATTTATTACAAGTTAAAATTGATGCACAAGACAACGTATGGCCATTAGTGCCACCGAATACGGCAAACGATAAAATGATGGAGAGTACCTAA
- a CDS encoding DUF418 domain-containing protein, giving the protein MSDAHTDSLESNTAQQSLPEKFAPITVAERIDAMDILRGLALVGILLMNIEWFSRALTNLGSQDTSLTGLDHAIGWLIRCFVEGKFYKLFALLFGMGFAVMLIRAKAAERPFGAWFSRRMLVLIALGILHMVFLWGGDILHDYGVAGLLLLGWVTLLQKPRFKKYDNPNSFFKLSIVWLSVPILLTVMGGISFGLFNDNNDLTTQWQEQIQVTERVNAIKLEHETLLQQKTEALAEVTATERLVESSTMPETNITNTMQENIAVTDSVNINDELATTSDINKDNSTELTAEELIDLQAQSIVDQQLVMQQEVDKEITAFTTGSYWQATEFRLNFTLFMLMFTLPFAFTMLLPIFILGYWLVSSGIMQNYHQHANAFKIMAYVGVGLGAVLEVSGLLVAQHPAAIEIMLLQGVGEALFFIGQFVMTVGYFGLVMRLLTHEKWQKRLAVFAPMGRMALTNYIMHSIVLTSIFYGYAGGYFGEISRAPQMLLVLAIIIFQLLFSRWWLSSYSFGPLEWLWRCLSYKKLQPMRIK; this is encoded by the coding sequence ATGTCAGATGCTCATACAGATTCGTTAGAGTCAAATACTGCTCAACAATCATTACCAGAAAAATTCGCACCCATTACTGTAGCTGAACGTATCGATGCCATGGACATTCTTCGAGGCTTAGCCCTCGTGGGCATTCTATTAATGAATATTGAGTGGTTCAGCCGTGCATTGACTAATTTAGGCTCTCAAGACACTAGTTTAACCGGGTTAGATCATGCAATAGGTTGGTTGATAAGATGCTTTGTCGAAGGTAAGTTTTATAAATTATTTGCTTTACTCTTTGGTATGGGCTTTGCGGTAATGCTGATCAGAGCAAAAGCCGCTGAACGACCTTTTGGTGCTTGGTTTTCTCGCCGAATGTTGGTGCTCATTGCCTTAGGTATATTGCATATGGTGTTTTTATGGGGTGGTGACATTCTTCATGATTATGGCGTTGCAGGCCTATTACTTTTAGGCTGGGTTACTTTGTTGCAAAAGCCACGCTTTAAAAAATATGACAACCCTAATTCATTCTTTAAACTATCCATAGTTTGGTTGTCAGTTCCCATATTGCTCACAGTAATGGGCGGTATAAGCTTTGGCTTATTCAACGATAATAATGACTTAACAACCCAGTGGCAGGAGCAAATTCAAGTAACTGAACGAGTTAATGCCATAAAATTAGAACATGAGACCTTACTACAGCAAAAGACTGAAGCACTCGCTGAGGTCACGGCAACAGAGCGACTAGTTGAATCTTCAACCATGCCTGAAACCAATATCACGAATACCATGCAAGAAAACATTGCTGTTACCGACAGTGTAAATATTAATGATGAGCTCGCGACAACTTCTGACATAAATAAAGACAATAGTACCGAGCTTACGGCGGAAGAATTAATTGACCTTCAAGCACAATCCATCGTAGATCAACAACTAGTCATGCAACAGGAAGTGGACAAAGAAATTACTGCTTTTACAACTGGTAGCTACTGGCAAGCAACAGAGTTTCGTTTAAACTTTACGTTGTTTATGTTGATGTTTACTTTGCCCTTTGCTTTTACCATGCTACTCCCCATATTTATTTTAGGTTATTGGCTAGTATCTAGTGGCATTATGCAAAACTATCATCAACATGCTAACGCATTCAAAATCATGGCTTATGTCGGTGTTGGCTTAGGGGCGGTACTTGAAGTATCAGGGCTTTTAGTGGCTCAACACCCCGCCGCAATAGAAATAATGTTATTACAAGGAGTTGGAGAAGCTTTATTTTTTATTGGCCAATTTGTCATGACAGTAGGATATTTTGGTTTGGTCATGCGTTTGCTTACCCATGAGAAATGGCAGAAACGTTTAGCTGTATTTGCCCCAATGGGCAGAATGGCCTTAACCAATTACATTATGCACTCTATCGTTTTAACCAGCATTTTTTATGGTTATGCCGGCGGCTATTTTGGAGAGATATCTCGAGCACCACAAATGCTGCTAGTGCTCGCCATTATTATTTTCCAACTGTTATTTTCACGTTGGTGGCTAAGTAGCTACTCTTTTGGGCCATTAGAGTGGTTATGGCGCTGTTTATCCTATAAAAAGCTACAACCTATGCGTATTAAATAA
- the ilvM gene encoding acetolactate synthase 2 small subunit, which yields MNNYQLTISVDDKQVVLERILQVTRYRGFLISGMNAKVNTGTNIGTIELMVRSERPIELLVDQINKLIDIKEVKVDNRASQQCIA from the coding sequence ATGAATAATTATCAATTAACGATATCAGTGGATGATAAGCAAGTGGTACTTGAGCGCATTTTACAGGTCACACGTTATCGTGGTTTTTTAATCAGTGGTATGAATGCCAAAGTAAATACCGGCACAAATATAGGTACGATTGAATTAATGGTTAGAAGTGAACGTCCTATTGAACTTTTAGTTGATCAAATTAATAAACTGATCGACATCAAAGAGGTCAAAGTAGACAATAGAGCATCGCAGCAATGCATTGCATAA
- the ilvY gene encoding HTH-type transcriptional activator IlvY has translation MELKSLRMFVDLAKSLHFGKTAELHHVSPSTLSRVIQRLETELGNPLLHRDNRTVVLSEAGKQFYQFAEQQLEQWQLLQLSLNQKHAELQGKLHIYCSVTAAYSHLPPLLERFRQQHPMVEIMLTTGDAADGLVQVEKQAVDLAIAAKPEQLSRIFSFHHLAKIPVSVIAPTMVCQVQQQIQQDFIWSEIPIILPEHGPARKRFEYWFRKKQQGKANIYATVSGHEALVSMVALGCGVGIVPRVVVENSPVKDRVQFLEDVGEIEPFDLGVCCLNQSRDKPLIQAFFEAIHSYQSDQ, from the coding sequence GTGGAATTAAAATCATTGCGGATGTTTGTCGATTTAGCCAAATCACTGCATTTTGGTAAAACCGCAGAACTTCATCATGTTAGCCCTTCAACGTTAAGTCGAGTAATTCAACGACTGGAAACTGAATTAGGTAACCCATTACTGCATCGCGATAATCGTACCGTAGTGTTAAGCGAAGCAGGAAAACAGTTTTACCAATTTGCTGAGCAACAACTTGAGCAATGGCAGTTATTGCAGCTTTCGCTAAACCAGAAGCACGCGGAACTGCAAGGAAAACTGCATATTTATTGTTCTGTTACCGCGGCGTATAGTCATTTACCACCGTTGCTAGAACGTTTTCGCCAGCAGCATCCAATGGTTGAAATTATGTTAACGACGGGTGACGCAGCCGACGGACTAGTGCAAGTGGAAAAGCAAGCGGTAGATCTTGCCATTGCAGCTAAACCTGAACAGTTATCTAGAATCTTTAGCTTTCATCATTTGGCAAAAATACCCGTTTCAGTGATCGCACCTACGATGGTGTGCCAAGTTCAGCAACAAATTCAGCAAGACTTTATTTGGTCTGAAATACCCATTATTTTGCCTGAACACGGTCCCGCGCGAAAACGTTTTGAATATTGGTTTCGCAAAAAACAACAAGGTAAAGCCAATATCTACGCGACGGTTTCAGGACACGAGGCACTGGTCAGCATGGTAGCTTTAGGTTGCGGAGTTGGTATTGTGCCGCGCGTGGTGGTTGAAAATAGCCCTGTTAAAGATCGAGTTCAGTTTCTAGAGGATGTGGGTGAAATTGAACCGTTCGATCTTGGTGTATGCTGTTTGAATCAAAGTAGAGATAAGCCTTTGATTCAGGCATTTTTTGAAGCAATTCATTCATATCAGTCTGATCAGTAG